One Halanaerobium hydrogeniformans genomic window, ATTTAGCAGATGTGGGGTAAATTATGTCAATTTTAAATATCACTGATCTCAAAAAAGAATATGGCATAAATGAAGTATTAAATGGATTTTCTATGCACATTAATGAGGGAGAAAGAATTGCTTTAATTGGTGCTAATGGCTCAGGCAAAACCACTGTGTTTAAATTAATCGCTGGAAAAGAGAATTATTCTGAAGGTAATATATCTATTCGTAATGATATCGAGCTTGGTTATTTAGATCAGCTGCCTGATTTTGAAGCTGACTTGACAATTTATGCCGAACTAGAGAAAGTTTTTCAAGCAGTTATTGAGCAAATAGCGAGCTTAAAAGAATATGAAGAAAAAATTGCTCGTTATGGTAAAAGAGCGGATGGCTCAACTTCTGATTCACCAAAATTGAATAAGTTGATGCGGGAATATTCGCAACTTCAAGAAGAATTTAATCAGGGAATAGCTTATGAATATCAAAGTAAGATACGCCAGGTTGCAGCAGGACTTGGTTTTAATGAAGAAGAGCTTTATCAAAAAAAACTGGGCCAATTAAGTGGAGGCGAAAAAACTAGATTAGGTTTGATAAAACTTCTTTTAACTGAGCCAGATTTATTATTATTAGATGAACCCACAAATCATCTTGACCTAAAGGCTGTAGAATGGCTAGAAAATTATTTAAATAGTTATCAGGGTACCCTATTAATTATATCTCATGATAGATATTTTCTTGATAATGTTGTCAATAGGATAGTTGAAATAAAAAATGGTAAAAATGAAGATTATACAGGTAATTATAGTTATTATAAAAAGGCAAGAAAACGCCGTTACGAACAGCGCTTAAGAGAATATAAAAACCAGCAGAAAAAAATAAAAGAGTTAGAAGATGCCATAGAACAACTCTATATCTGGGGAAGATCCAGAGATAGCGAAAAAATGTTTAAAAGGGCAAAAGCCATGCAGAAAAGGCTTGATAAAATTGACAGATTAGAAAAGCCAACTCTAAAGGGAAGAAAAATGAACCTTAACTTAAACACAGAAGTTAGAGGTGGCAATGATGTACTTAAAGTCGAAAATTTAGCGAAAAGTTTTGCTGATTTAAATTTGTTTAGGGATTTAAACCTTGAGCTTTATAGAGGTGATAAGGCTGCTATTATTGGGGATAATGGGAGCGGCAAAACCACTCTTTTGAGAATAATAATGGGAGAAATCAAAGCTGATTCTGGCCAGATTAAAATAGGTACAAATATTTATCCTGATTATTACAGACAGGAATTTGATGGTTTTGATGAACAGGATGATCTGATAACTGCTTTAAGAAAAGAGACTAGAATTACCGTCTCAGAGGCCAGAAATCGACTTGCTGCCTTTTTATTTACCGGAGAAGATGTATTTAAAAAAGTTTCTCAGTTAAGTGGTGGAGAAAAAAGTAGATTAAGGCTTTTACAGCTGATGAGTGGAAATTATAATTTTTTAATCCTGGATGAGCCTACAAATCATCTTGACCTGCCTTCTAGAGAGGTTCTAGAAGATGCCTTAAAAGAATTTGAAGGTACTGTTTTAATTGTATCTCATGATAGATATTTTCTGGATGAAGTTGTTGATTATATTTATGAACTAGAAAATAGTGTGCTAAAAAAATATTATGGTAATTACAGTTATTACAGCAGAAAAAAAGAGAAAATAAATATTGAAAGTGATGCAACAGAAGCTGAAACAATAAACCAGGGAAAACTCGATTATGAAGCCCAAAAACGGGCCAGAAATGAAGAAATGCAGCGTCAAAAAAGTTTAGAAGAAACTGAAGCTGAGATAGAAAAGTTAGAAAATAACTTAGCGGAGATCGAATCAGAGCTGACAGCAGAAGAGAACCTGTCCGATTTTGAACTGTTACAGGATCTAAAAGAAAAATATAAGCGATTAAATAATAGATTAGATAAATTATATAAAAAATGGGAAGAACTTTTAAAACATTAAAAAGAAAACCCCCTGCTAAGAGAAGGAGAAGTGAACATGGCAGGGGGTTTTCCGGTCTATAATATTATTTATATGTGATAGTTAATAATATTATCAATATTAATTTTTATTGCAGGGCTTTTACACCTTCTTCACCGGTTCTAATTCTGATGGCATTTGAAATATCTGAAATAAATATTTTTCCATCACCAATTTCACCAGTGCCAACGGCTTTTTTAATTGCTTCAACTATTTTGTCTACCTCATTATATTCTACAACAACTTCTACCTTGATTTTTTTTCTGAGCCTAATCCTATAAGTAACTCCTCTATACATTTCGGAATGGCCTTTTTGAGAACCATAACCTTTTACCTCAGTAATATTTAAACCACTAACTCCCTGTTCTTCAAGTATATCGATTAAATTATCGGTTTTTTCAGGTCTGATAATAGCTTCAATTCTTTTCATTTTATACCTCTCCTTTTTGTGCTTTTAAGTTGGGGACAAAATCTGGATAAGATTCTGTTCCATGCTCTGAAAAGTCAAGGCCTTCTATTTCATCTTTTTCAGAAACTCTTAAACCAATTACTAAATCAATTGCTTTAAAGAGTACTAAACCAAGGCCAAATGCCCAGAAGAAAACTGCTGCAACACCGATTAATTGAGTTGTTAAAAGGCTTATTCCTCCACCATAGAGAAGACCACCATCTATAGCAAAAACACCGACTGCTAAAGTACCAAAGGCACCACAGACACCATGAACCGAGATAGCTCCAACTGGATCATCAACCTGGATTTTATCAAAAAATTCTACAGAATAAATAACTATAATACCTGCAATTGAACCAATTATTACTGCTGAAATATTGGTTACATCAGCTGTTCCAGCTGTTATCCCAACTAAACCTGCTAACGCACCATTTAAAGTCATACTTACATCTGCCTTGCCATATTTTATCCAGCTAACTGTCATTGCTAATACAGCACCTGCTGCAGCAGCTAAATTTGTAGTAACAGCAATAGAAGCTATACTTAAATCAGTTCCTGCAATTGTAGATCCCGGGTTGAAACCAAACCAGCCAAACCAGAGGATGAAAACACCTAAGGCAGCCATCAATAAATTGTGACCGGGTAAAGCATTTGCTGAACCATCTTCATTATATTTACCTATTCTTGGTCCTAAAATTATTGCACCAGCTAGAGCTGCCCAGCCACCTACTGAGTGAACAACGGTTGAACCAGCAAAGTCGATAATACCCATCTGTTCCAACCAACCTCCACCCCAGATCCAGTGTCCTACAACAGGATATATAAATGCGGTAATAACGACACTGTAAGCCAGGTATCCGGAAAAGTTAGTTCTTTCTGCCATTGCTCCAGAAACTATAGTTGCTGCTGTTGCTGCAAAGACTGTCTGAAAAATAAAGAAAGCCATAATTGGAATATCAAGTCCTAAATTTTCAAATGTTCCCTGAAGAAAAAATCCAGTACTCCCTATAAAAGCATTTCCAGCTCCAAACATGAAAGCAAATCCAACCGCCCAATAAACCAAAGAGCCAGCTGCAAAATCCATCATATTTTTCATGATAATATTTCCAGCATTTTTTGCTCTGGTAAAACCAGCTTCCACCATTGCAAAACCGGCCTGCATAAAAAATACTAAAAAAGCAGCTATTAAAGTCCACATTGTATTAATAGCTACTGCGTTAGCTGCAGCCTGATCTTCCTGGGCTAAAACTAAAGAGCTCATCAAAATCACCAGCATAAATGTCAATCCAGCTGTCTGCAAAATCTTGCTTCTCAATACTTTTCTACTCATTGTTATTTCCTCCTATGTAAGGTTTATGTTAACTATGAATAGATTATATATTAGCTTTATTCAGCAAAGCAAGTGATTTTAAGTTTATATAATGGTATACAGTGTATACATTATTTAATAGAATTTTCAGACACAAAAATACTTTTAAAAGTCCGGCATTTCGGGGAGTTCTAACTTATGAGAGTTCTTTTTAGCAAGATTTTCTATTTTTGTTTTTGTTTCTTCTTTTGCCTCACCTGTTAAAATGTATTTATCTATTTCTTCATAACTCATTCCCAGTTCAGTTTCATCTTTTTGTTCTTCCCAGAGTCCGGCAGAAGGTGCTTTATTTATTATTTTATCGGCTATATTTAACTCTGCTGCTGTTTTTCTGACCTCGGTTTTTGTTAGATTGGCCAGGGGAGCCAGATCAATTCCTCCATCACCAAATTTAGTGAAATATCCTAATTTTAACTCACTTCTGTTGTCGGTTCCAACTACCAGATAATTGTTTAAATTGGCATAAAAATAAAGGTAGGCCATTCTCAATCTTGGTTTAACATTTGCCAGGGCCAGTTTTAATTTTTGATCACCATTAATATTTTTAATTGAAGTAGAAAATCTATCTAAATTATCAAGATTTAAACTCTTAACAAATTCCTGATAGGTATTTTTAAGATCTATAATCTTATAATCTATCTCAAACTTTTCGGCATGTGCAATCGCATCTATTTGATCCTGTTCATTGCTCTGACAGGGTAAGATTAAGCCAAGTGTATTGTCTGGAAAAGCTTTTTTGCAGAGAAGAGAGGTAAGTGAAGAATCAATTCCACCGGACAAACCTACTACAGCACCATCAGATCCACTTTCTTTAACCTTATTTTTAATCCATCGACTTAAATTTTCTGCAATTTCCTTATAATCTTTATCTAAATAATCTTCAATCATTTTTTTCACCTCTTAATTAATTTAAAAAAATATATATTATAAAAACTTAACCTCCCACTTGTTTTGTAGGCAAGCGAGAGGTTAAGAACCATAATTTAAACATTTATTGTTTAAGTAATTAGGGGGGGCTAATAGCTGCTCATTTTAAGCGCTAAACAATTAAATATTTATAATTATTAGCAATTAATAATTTGTTTAGAAAGTTGTCAGGTATTGCTCAAGTTCCCAGTTTGTGACCTGGGTTCTATAGGCATCCCATTCTGCTTTTTTAGCTATTACAAAGTGTTCATAAACATGTTTGCCTAAAGTAGCTTTGATTAATTCATCACCAGCTAAAATGTCTACAGCTTCATTTATATTAGAAGGAAGACTCTCTATTTGTAACTTTTCTTTACGATCTGCAGTCATTTCATAAATATTTTCTAGAACTTCTTCTGGTGGTTCAATTTCATTTTTAATACCATCTAAACCAGCTTTTAACATTACTGCAATTGCAAGATAAGGGTTTGCGGTTGGGTCAGGATTTCTAAGTTCGAGTCTGGTTCCGTTCCCACGTGCTGCTGGGATTCTTATTAAAGCACTTCTGTTAGCACTTGACCAGGCGACATAAACTGGAGCTTCATAACCAGGAACAAGCCTTTTGTATGAGTTAATAGATGGATTAGTTATTGCAGCAATTGCTCTAGCGTGTTTTAAAATTCCACCAATATAATGATAGGCAGTTTTGCTTAATCCTAATCTATCATCTCCATCATAAAATACATTTTCCCCATTTTTAAATAAAGATTGATGGACATGCATTCCTGAACCATTTTCTCCAAAAATAGGTTTAGGCATAAAAGTGGCATGTAAACCATGTTGATGGGCAATAGATTTTGTTACAAACTTAAAGGTTGCAATATTATCTGCTGTTCTTAAAGCAGGAGCATATTTAAAATCAATTTCGTGCTGACCTGGAGCAACTTCATGGTGAGATGCTTCTACCTCAAAACCCATTTCTTCTAAAGCTAATACTATATTTCTTCTAGCATTTTCACCTTTATCAACTGGACCTAAATCAAAATAGCCACCATTGTCATGGGTTATAGTAGTTGCTTCTCCATTCTCATCTAATTGAAATAAGAAAAACTCTGGTTCAGGGCCTACATTCATTTCAAAGCCCATTTCTTCAGCTTCTTCCAGTGCTTTTTTTAATACATTTCTTGGTCCACCAGAAAAAGGTTTTCCTTCAGGGGTATATACATCACATATTAAGCGAGCTACTGTACCACCTTCATCTGGGCGCCAGGGGAAAAGAGTAAAGGTATCATAATCTGGTCTTAAATACATATCAGATTCCTGAATTCTTGTAAAACCATCTACAGAAGATCCATCAAACATAATTTTATTATCTAAAGCATCTTCTAATTGTTGAACTGTGATCGCTACATTTTTTACTATACCTAAAATATCTGTAAACTGCATTCTAATAAACTTAACATTGTTTTCTTCAGCCATCTTTAAAATATCTGTTTTACTTAAACTTGACATTAAAATCACTCTCCTATTTTTTAATTAATATTTTTAAATCTTGATATCAGTATAAGCACTTTTTTAAAGGGTGTCAATAGAGCTAAAAATTAAAAATAAAGTGCTATAAAGCCTGCTATGACAGGAGTGTTGTTCTTGAATTATAAAAATAAAGTAATTTTAAATACCTGTATACAAATATAATATACTGTATTTTTACTAAAAATATAAAACTTTTGTTAAAATTTATGCTGATATTTACAATAAGAAATATTATCACAACTAAATTTATGATTATAAACTATTAAAAAGGACTAATAGATAGTATTTAGGAGCTAATTAACTTTAAAAGCTATATTTAATGTGAAATAAAGCACAAGTTATTTGTATTTTTACTTAATTTCTGATAATCTATAATTAAATAATAAAGCAAAGTTGTTTTCTGGTTTTGAGACCAGGAAATTTAAAATAAACTTTAAAAATTTGCCCAAATGCTATACTAATCCTCTGTAAAGGTGTCCCTGCCCGGACGCCTTTTTTTCTTGCTTAAAAAATTTCTCTGATTCTTGACAATTTTCTAAAAATAATATATACTATACAAAACATAATAGTTAAAAAGTGTTGAGAGGAAGGAAAATAATTGTTCTAGATGACAGAGAGTCGGATCAGCTGAGAGCCGACATCTAAGCCAATTATTTTTGTAGTCCTTGAACTGTAAAGCTGAAAAGAAGTAAGCTTTACCGGCTGCCCAAATGGGCCAGGCATCCGTTATCATATGCTGAGGTATAATCAGTTTAAAACTTTTTGTACCAATGAGGCTGTTTACAGCAAAAATGGGTGGTACCACGTGAGGGAACTCTCGTCCCTATTAATAGTTAGAACTATTAGTAGTGATGAGGGTTTTTTTGATTTATTTTTTAATTAATATTAGAATTTTAAACTAAGAGGAGTGAGTAGAGTGACTAAAAATAATGAAAAATTGATGAGTGGAGCAGAAATTTTTGTTAAATCGTTAGAGGCAGAAGGAGTAGAAGTAATTTTTGGTTATATTGGTGCTAAGGTTATTACTATTTATGATAAGCTTTATGATTCCAAGATAAGGCATATTATGCCTCATCACGAACAGGGTGGTGTTCATGCTGCAGATGGATATGCTCGCTCTAGCGGTAAAACTGGGGTCTGTATAGCTACTTCTGGCCCGGGAGCTGCTAATATGGTAACTGCTTTAGCAACTGCCCATATGGATTCTGTGCCCCTTGTTGCTTTTACTGGACAGGTTCCTAATACAATGATAGGTACAGATGGATTTCAGGAAGCAGATATTAAAGGTATTACCATGCCGATTACTAAAAACAATTATATTGTCAATGATGTTAAAGATATTTCACGGATTATAAAAGAAGCTTTTCATATTGCTTCAACCGGAAGGCCAGGGCCAGTTTTAGTTGATATACCTTCTAATATTTTAGCTGATCAGGCGGAGTTTAATTATCCAACAACCGTTGATTTACCAGGTTATAATCCAACTTATAAAGGGAATAAACTTCAGATTAAAAGAGCAGCTGAACTGATTAATAATGCTGCTAAACCTATAATCTATGCTGGAGGAGGAGCAATAATATCCGGTGCAGATAAAGAGGTTGCAGAACTTGCTAAAAAAGCAGAAATACCTGTTACAACAACCTTAAATGGAATAGGTATTTTTGATGAAAATGATTCTTTAAGTTTAGGTATGCTTGGAATGCACGGCAGTACTGAAGCAAATTTAGCCATCACTAATACCGATTTAATAATAGCTTTAGGAGCTCGCTTTGATGATCGAGTAACCGGTAAGATTGATAGCTTCGCTAAAAATGCAGCTGTTATCCATGTCGATATAGATCCAGCTGAAATCGGTAAAATCATAAAAACTCAGGTGCCGATTACCGGTGATGTAAAATCTGTAGTTGAAGAGCTTATTCCAAAAGTTAAAAAGGCAAAAAGGCCTGGCTGGTTAAAAGAAATAGATGACTGGAGAAAAATCGATAAAAAGGCTGACCCAGCACTCAATGATAAACTATTACCATCTGAGATAATTGAAACTCTTTATGAGCTGACTGATGGAAAGGCTATTATCACTGCTGGAGTTGGTCAGCATCAGATGTGGGCCGCACAGTATTATAAGTATTCTCGCCCCCGAAGTTTTATCAGTTCTGGTGGACTTGGAACAATGGGTTTTGGATTCCCTGCTGCAATTGGAGCAAAAATAGCTAATCCAGATCAGGATGTATTTGCCCTGGTAGGAGATGGAAGTTTTCAAATGAATATTCAGGAATTGGCGACAGCTGCTAAAAACAAGGTGCCTGTTAAAATAATCTTATTTAATAATCAGTATCTAGGTATGGTTAGACAATGGCAGGAACTATTTTTTGATAAACGTTATTCAGCTACCTGTTTGCGCAGACAGATAGATTGTCCACCTCAGTGTTCCGGACCTAATCAAAATTGTCCGGAAATGATACCAGATTTCATTCAGGTGGCTAAAGGTTATGGTATTCAGGGCCAGACTATTACTAATAGAGAAGATATAGAGAGTGCTTTAAAAGCTGCCATTGAATCTAAAGAGAGTTATTTGCTTAACTTTATGATCGAAGAAGAAGAAAATGTATTTCCGATGGTATCAGCTGGTGGTAGCTTGAAAGATATGATTTTAAGAAAAGAACAGGAAAAGTATGCTAATAAATAAAAATAAAATAATTCACTAAAAATCAGCTCATAATTATGGTACAATAATATAAGAAAGAATAGACAGCTCTAAAATTAAAATAATAGATAAAACTTTAGAAATATTATTTATCAAGGGAGAGATTTTAGTGGATATTACAGCAAAACTAAAAGGAAAAAATAAATTTTTGTTTTTCCTTTTAGTTTTTGGTATTTTAATTAAGTATAATTTTTTACTCTGGTCTGTTTTCCAGGTTTCATCTTTTATTAGTATAATTTTAAAAAATATTATTATTATAGCTTTGCTTACAATATTATTTGACTTTTTAGTAAAAACTAATAAAAGAAAGATATTAACATTTATAATTTATTTCTTTTTTCTGATTTTCTTTTTAGCAAATCTCTGGTATAATCGATATTTTGGCAATTATTTAAGCTTAACTGATATGACTATGGGTCAGGGTGTAAGGCCATTTAAAGTTTTAATTCGCCAACTTATTAGATGGCAGGACATAGTATTTATTATTGAGCTGCCATTTTTAAGTTATTTGCTATTATTTAATCGGGAGAAAGGAAATAAATATACTTTTAATCATGTTACTTTAAAAAAAGACCGTGTGAAATACAAAATTATACTGGCTGTATTAATAGTAATTTTATTTGCAGCTCAAATATCTTACAGCAGTTCTCTTTTCAAAAAAAATGGCTTTATGGAATTATATGAATTCAGTACATCTGCTTTTGTCAATGTATATGGAGTTTTTCCCCTCTATATTGCAGAATACAGACAGCTTAAAATTAGAGAGGAAAGAGCAAAAAATCTTCCTGATATAAATGCTGTAGCCACTGAAAAGAAGATGAGTGGAAAATACGAAATTGAAGATGTTGATAATATAATAGTAATTCAGTTAGAATCGGTAGACAAAAATATTATTGATTATGAATATCAGGGCCGAGAAATCACGCCTTTTATAAATAAACTAAAAAGGAAGTCTCTTAACTTTACTGATATTTATGCTCAACACATTAATGGTAGTTTTGATGCTGAATTTTCACTTTTAACTTCTTTATATCCGATTAATAGAAATTATGCTTTTAAAACAAATGATATGGCAGAATTTAATACCTTAAATAGAGTTTTAACAGAAGAAGGTTTTCAAACCTTTGCTTTTCATGGAAATGATGATCGCTTTTTTTACAGGGATAAAGGATATTTAGAAATGGACTTTGATAAATTTTACAGTCGAGATCATTTTTCGGCATCAGAGGGAGTTATTGGTGATGATAGCTATTTAGGGATTAATGACTATGATTTCTTTGATCAATCCTTAGATTATTTAGCAGAAGCTGAAGAAAATATTTTTGCTCTTTTTATTACAGTAACCAGCCATACTCCATTTGATTTTTATCCAGAGGAAAAAAGTGTAGAAGAGTTTGAAGATATTAGTCCAAAATTCCTTAAAGATTTCTTTAATTCTATGGCATTTGTTGATCAATCATTAGAAATGTTTTTTGATGGCTTAGAAGAACTATCATTGCTTGAAAATACCTTATTTGTTATTTATTCTGATCATGTGGCTGATATAAATCAGGACAAATATACCTCTGCCGGTAATTTTGTCACAAAAAGAAATATAAAAGAGCCAGAGCATATACCGCTTTTTATATATCATCAGGATTTAGATCCAGAAGAAATTGATAAAACAGGTACTCATACAGATATTGCACCAACCATACTTGATATTATAGGTTATCCTGAAAAGCCAGAAGAATTTTTGGGTGTTTCTTTACTTAATGATATTAGAAAACCAGTATTCTTTTTACATGAAATTCCTCAAATCTTATATCGAGATCAATTATATTTAAGACTTCCTGGTTCTGAAGATGAAGGGGCTATTTTTAATAAAATTGCTTATAAAGCTGATACAGAAATAAGAGAGCTTGATTTTAGTAGTGAAGAAAAAGAAAGAATGGATCAAATTATAAACTATATGCAAAAAATAATGAATACAATTTTATATCAGTAAAAGCTTTGATTATGAGGGGGCAAAAATATGTCAGGTAAATTAAAAAAAGGCTCCATTTATTTATTGATGATGGTATTGATTGCTGCAGTGATTTTTTCTTTAAACTATTTTTATGCCAGTAGAATTTCTGAAGATATTGAAGAAAACATTAGAACATTTGCCATTGAAGAAGATTATCAGATTAGAGAACTTCAGATCAGTGCTAATCCCTTTTTAAGAACTGTAAATATCGAGCGTTTGAATTTTTTGGAAACAGATAATTTTAGTCTGGAGTTAAGTAATCTAGAAATAAAGTTGAGCTGGCAGCAGTTAATTAACTATATTCAGGAAGGTGATTTTAACCTTTATAGAAATACTCAACTTCTTATTGATGATATTATTTATTCAAATTTATCAGATGACTACCAGTTAAACTTTAAAGAGAGTAAAATTAATTATCAGGGCAGTTCAGATTTTGATAAATTTATAGAAAGTAAAAATATATATGAGGCAGATCATGATTTCGATTTTAGAGCAGCAGAACTTAAAGTAGATTATCCTTATTACAGACGCTATGGAATAACTAAAGATAGCTGGGATAAATTACCACTTTTTGACAATTTTGTGCTCAAAGTTAATTATGATTCTCAAAGTGATGAATTAATAATTGAAGAATTTGATTTAAGTGGAGAATTTTTAAGTTGCCAGGCTGATTTAGAAGCAGTGGTGATTGATATTGATGAACAGCAGGCTTTAGAAACAGATTATAGTTTAATAACTGCTGATTCTAAAAAGGCTTTTAGTGATTTTAAGGCAAATTATTATTTTGCTTTTGATGGTAGTGGATTAGAAATACTCGAAAATGAATATTTCAAAGACATTAAGCTTGATTCTTTAAGTTTTGATGGCTATTTTGATTTATCTTTAGATGAGCCTGAAGAAATGAGCTATCATGCTAATCAGCTTAATCTAATCCTGGAATTAAAAGATTTAAAACTATTATTTTCAGAAGAATTAAGTCAGCAAATTAATCAGAATACATTTGGTATTTTAGCAAGTGATCAGCTTTTTTCTATAGAAATAAATTTATTTAATTATCTCCAGGATTTCACACATCCTCGGGGTAGTACTGAATCTAATCTTGAATCTCCTTTTGCAGATGCTCAATTAATAGCCGATTTTAATTATAGTCAGGAAACACCATATCTCACCAATGGTCAGTTGAGGTTTAGGCCTAAAAAAGATTCAGCCCAGCAGCTGATTTTATTTTCACAGTTAATTTTTAATAGAGAATTTGAAGAAGATGAAGCTGGATACTATATTATCGAAGCCTGGGGAGATTTTGATGATCTACAGTTTGATTAAAAAACACTTTACAACTCAAGATTAAAATGCTAAAATAATTATTAGTATTTTAAAATTAAATATACTAGCGAGGATGGGTGTGATTCCCTACCGGTGGTTAAAGTCCACAAGCCTATTTGGGGTTGATCTGCTGAAATTGCAGAACCGACAGTAAAGTCTGGAAGGGAGTTAGTAAAGTAATCTTAAGATTGTCTCTTTTAAATAGCAGTTATTTAACATTTTATTTAAAAATAGTTGTATCTGGATCTGTCATGCTGTTTAAAACGAGATTAACAAATCTTTTTATGAATTTTACAACCCTTCCATTTCTCTGGAGGGGTTTTTTAATGCCTGGTTTAATTACAGATTTCTAGAGGACATTTTGTCCTTTGAATTAATAATTTTAATTAAGATGGGGTGAGAATTATGGAAGAAAAGTTTTCAATTACTGACATTAGATATATGGCAAGAGCACTTGAAATTGCTAAAAAGGGTGAAGGTAGTGCCTCTCCAAACCCTATGGTAGGAGCTGTTTTAGTAAAAAATGGAGAGATAATCGGTGAGGGATATCATAAATTTTATGGCGGTCCTCATGCAGAGGTTTATGCACTAAAAGAAGCGGGTCAAAATGCCAATAATGCTGATATTTATTTAACTTTAGAACCCTGCAGTCATTATGGAAAAACACCCCCCTGTGCGGATAAATTAATTAAATCAGGAATAAAAAGAGCAGTTATTGCTATGGTTGATCCAAATCCAGAGGTCTCAGGTAGAGGTATAGAACTATTAAAAGAAGCTGGAATCGAGGTCGAGTTAGGCTTGATGGCCGAGAAAGCTAAAGATTTAAATGAAGTATTTTTAAAGTATATTACAAGTGATTATCCTTATGTATATTTAAAAAAGGCTCAGACCTTAGATGGTTTTATTGCAAGCTCTACCGGTCATTCTAAATGGATAACAAATGAAAAAGCTCGTTTAGAAGGACATAAATTAAGACATAAAGTAGATGCGATAATGGTTGGGATAGGAACTGTTTTAGCTGATGATCCATCTTTAACAACAAGATTAGAAGAACAGGGAGGTATTGATAGTTTAAGGGTTATACTTGATCCGGAACTGGATATGCCCTTAGATGCTAAAATTATTAATCAAGAATCTACTGCTTCAACCCTGTTGATTGCATCAGAGGCGAGTTTAGAAAGCAATTCAGCAGCTTTAATGGAGAAAAAAGAAAAACTTTTAGCTAAAAATAATGTAGATATTATTGCTGTCCCTTTAGAAGAAGAAGGTTTTTTAAATTTAGATTTTATTTTAAGACAACTTCATGATTTAAATATCAGCAGTATTTTGCTTGAAGGTGGAGCTAAATTAAGTTACTCATTTTTAAATAAAGGTTTAATTGATAAATTTTATTATTTTATCGCTCCTAAAATTTATGGTGGTGATGATGGTATTTCTTCATTCTGTGGTCAGGGACCTAAATTAATGT contains:
- the nadE gene encoding NAD(+) synthase — protein: MIEDYLDKDYKEIAENLSRWIKNKVKESGSDGAVVGLSGGIDSSLTSLLCKKAFPDNTLGLILPCQSNEQDQIDAIAHAEKFEIDYKIIDLKNTYQEFVKSLNLDNLDRFSTSIKNINGDQKLKLALANVKPRLRMAYLYFYANLNNYLVVGTDNRSELKLGYFTKFGDGGIDLAPLANLTKTEVRKTAAELNIADKIINKAPSAGLWEEQKDETELGMSYEEIDKYILTGEAKEETKTKIENLAKKNSHKLELPEMPDF
- the glnA gene encoding type I glutamate--ammonia ligase, yielding MSSLSKTDILKMAEENNVKFIRMQFTDILGIVKNVAITVQQLEDALDNKIMFDGSSVDGFTRIQESDMYLRPDYDTFTLFPWRPDEGGTVARLICDVYTPEGKPFSGGPRNVLKKALEEAEEMGFEMNVGPEPEFFLFQLDENGEATTITHDNGGYFDLGPVDKGENARRNIVLALEEMGFEVEASHHEVAPGQHEIDFKYAPALRTADNIATFKFVTKSIAHQHGLHATFMPKPIFGENGSGMHVHQSLFKNGENVFYDGDDRLGLSKTAYHYIGGILKHARAIAAITNPSINSYKRLVPGYEAPVYVAWSSANRSALIRIPAARGNGTRLELRNPDPTANPYLAIAVMLKAGLDGIKNEIEPPEEVLENIYEMTADRKEKLQIESLPSNINEAVDILAGDELIKATLGKHVYEHFVIAKKAEWDAYRTQVTNWELEQYLTTF
- the abc-f gene encoding ribosomal protection-like ABC-F family protein gives rise to the protein MSILNITDLKKEYGINEVLNGFSMHINEGERIALIGANGSGKTTVFKLIAGKENYSEGNISIRNDIELGYLDQLPDFEADLTIYAELEKVFQAVIEQIASLKEYEEKIARYGKRADGSTSDSPKLNKLMREYSQLQEEFNQGIAYEYQSKIRQVAAGLGFNEEELYQKKLGQLSGGEKTRLGLIKLLLTEPDLLLLDEPTNHLDLKAVEWLENYLNSYQGTLLIISHDRYFLDNVVNRIVEIKNGKNEDYTGNYSYYKKARKRRYEQRLREYKNQQKKIKELEDAIEQLYIWGRSRDSEKMFKRAKAMQKRLDKIDRLEKPTLKGRKMNLNLNTEVRGGNDVLKVENLAKSFADLNLFRDLNLELYRGDKAAIIGDNGSGKTTLLRIIMGEIKADSGQIKIGTNIYPDYYRQEFDGFDEQDDLITALRKETRITVSEARNRLAAFLFTGEDVFKKVSQLSGGEKSRLRLLQLMSGNYNFLILDEPTNHLDLPSREVLEDALKEFEGTVLIVSHDRYFLDEVVDYIYELENSVLKKYYGNYSYYSRKKEKINIESDATEAETINQGKLDYEAQKRARNEEMQRQKSLEETEAEIEKLENNLAEIESELTAEENLSDFELLQDLKEKYKRLNNRLDKLYKKWEELLKH
- a CDS encoding ammonium transporter, translating into MSRKVLRSKILQTAGLTFMLVILMSSLVLAQEDQAAANAVAINTMWTLIAAFLVFFMQAGFAMVEAGFTRAKNAGNIIMKNMMDFAAGSLVYWAVGFAFMFGAGNAFIGSTGFFLQGTFENLGLDIPIMAFFIFQTVFAATAATIVSGAMAERTNFSGYLAYSVVITAFIYPVVGHWIWGGGWLEQMGIIDFAGSTVVHSVGGWAALAGAIILGPRIGKYNEDGSANALPGHNLLMAALGVFILWFGWFGFNPGSTIAGTDLSIASIAVTTNLAAAAGAVLAMTVSWIKYGKADVSMTLNGALAGLVGITAGTADVTNISAVIIGSIAGIIVIYSVEFFDKIQVDDPVGAISVHGVCGAFGTLAVGVFAIDGGLLYGGGISLLTTQLIGVAAVFFWAFGLGLVLFKAIDLVIGLRVSEKDEIEGLDFSEHGTESYPDFVPNLKAQKGEV
- a CDS encoding P-II family nitrogen regulator — translated: MKRIEAIIRPEKTDNLIDILEEQGVSGLNITEVKGYGSQKGHSEMYRGVTYRIRLRKKIKVEVVVEYNEVDKIVEAIKKAVGTGEIGDGKIFISDISNAIRIRTGEEGVKALQ